The following are encoded together in the Candidatus Cloacimonadota bacterium genome:
- a CDS encoding ABC transporter permease, with translation MIKQNIKQAIRIILKDKFHSILNITGLALGLCCSILVLLFVQNELSCDRHHENADRIYRYGVNMTIGGINSTQTTCNLAVGPLFQHEMQEIEEYVRCVYAGNMLVKANEKTLYEDNLLMIDNSVFRVFTYPFLYGNSTDALERPNTIVLTEDLASKYFGKQNPIGKEMEIDNEIYEITGVIKNLPDNSHLKFSGLISLNSYLHTKNLEEIYSPRVLGGGMSFFTYFLFAENFTPEEFSQKFKNFYQREMIDIDRIEYVAVVEPLTDIYLKSTINQRFSDANRRFLFGFASIGLFILILACINYVNMATSRAGNRTREIGMKKVLGAEKKQLISQFLGESIILSFLALIIGFILVELVLKITPFNELINKNLQIDLLHNPILLGGSILITLLVGFLSGLYPAFYLSHLKPISSLKGSLKKDKAGQFFRNALVSFQFIVSIAAVILTLFMRQQIEFMQRLDLGFQKENVLMIYSSNEELMQKFPAFRDAILDHHNVVSAGFSGSTIGRGLSGLAFEWETENGEMEIHANRMLYADKNFLETMGIPIVAGTNFIIDRTPEGSIDFIVNEALVKLFGWKDPIGKKTQYGQVIGVVKDFSYASARNE, from the coding sequence ATGATCAAACAAAATATAAAGCAGGCAATCAGGATCATATTGAAGGACAAATTTCATTCTATTTTGAACATTACCGGCCTAGCACTCGGTTTGTGTTGCAGTATTCTGGTTTTGCTGTTTGTGCAAAATGAGCTTTCCTGCGACAGACACCACGAAAATGCTGACAGGATCTATCGTTATGGCGTGAACATGACCATCGGTGGTATCAATAGCACTCAAACCACCTGCAATTTAGCAGTGGGTCCGCTTTTTCAACATGAAATGCAGGAAATTGAAGAGTATGTCCGCTGTGTTTATGCCGGGAATATGCTGGTGAAAGCCAATGAAAAAACCTTATATGAAGATAACCTGTTGATGATTGATAACAGTGTGTTCCGTGTATTTACATATCCTTTCTTATACGGCAACAGCACAGATGCTCTGGAAAGGCCTAATACTATTGTACTCACAGAAGATTTAGCCAGTAAATACTTTGGCAAACAAAATCCGATAGGAAAAGAGATGGAAATTGATAACGAAATCTACGAAATTACCGGGGTCATCAAAAATTTACCGGATAATTCTCATCTCAAATTTTCCGGACTCATTTCTTTGAATTCATATTTGCATACTAAGAACCTGGAAGAGATCTACTCACCGCGCGTTCTGGGCGGGGGTATGTCGTTTTTTACCTATTTTCTGTTCGCAGAAAACTTCACTCCCGAGGAGTTCTCTCAAAAATTTAAGAATTTCTACCAGAGAGAAATGATCGATATTGACAGAATCGAATATGTTGCAGTAGTAGAGCCGCTCACTGATATTTATCTCAAATCTACCATCAATCAAAGATTTTCGGATGCCAATCGCAGATTCCTGTTTGGTTTTGCTTCGATAGGTCTATTTATCCTGATCCTCGCATGTATAAATTATGTCAACATGGCAACTTCCAGAGCTGGCAACAGAACTCGCGAGATCGGCATGAAAAAGGTTCTGGGCGCAGAGAAAAAACAATTGATCAGCCAATTTCTGGGTGAATCTATCATTCTTTCTTTCCTGGCTTTGATCATTGGCTTTATTTTAGTGGAGCTTGTACTCAAGATAACTCCATTCAATGAATTGATAAATAAAAATCTGCAGATTGATCTTTTACATAACCCGATCCTGTTGGGAGGTTCGATTCTCATCACACTTCTGGTGGGATTTCTTTCCGGTTTATACCCGGCCTTCTATCTTTCTCATTTGAAACCGATCTCATCTTTGAAAGGTAGTTTAAAGAAAGACAAAGCTGGTCAATTTTTCCGTAATGCCCTGGTCTCATTTCAATTCATAGTTTCCATTGCTGCGGTTATTCTAACTCTTTTCATGCGACAGCAGATCGAATTCATGCAAAGACTCGATCTGGGTTTCCAGAAGGAAAATGTTCTGATGATCTACTCATCTAATGAAGAACTTATGCAGAAGTTTCCCGCTTTCCGAGATGCAATTTTGGACCATCATAACGTCGTTAGCGCAGGATTTTCCGGTTCAACAATTGGCAGAGGACTTTCCGGGCTGGCTTTCGAATGGGAAACCGAAAACGGAGAAATGGAAATTCATGCCAATCGAATGCTTTATGCTGACAAAAATTTCCTGGAAACAATGGGTATCCCGATTGTAGCTGGCACAAATTTTATCATTGATCGAACTCCGGAAGGTTCAATCGATTTCATCGTGAATGAAGCTCTTGTAAAACTCTTTGGCTGGAAAGATCCGATTGGAAAAAAAACACAATACGGACAGGTTATCGGTGTTGTAAAAGATTTCAGTTATGCTTCTGCCAGAAATGAAAT
- a CDS encoding ABC transporter permease, translating into MFKQYLLLTWRNIKRHKIYAFLNITGLAIGMACFILIMLWVHHETSYDKHNEHYENLYRLGLDIKMGDTEGKGSSTSGLMGPALVEDYPEVLNMARFYKGINKLVSWVEGDVHHTEDRVYYADSTIFDLFTIPVITGDPSENLSRPYTLFITESTARRYFGNESAIGKILNYDGHWDYEIVGVIEDAPLTSHWQYDFITSSDAVGSFRNAYWLNDNLTTYILLKEGTDWKDFEKKLIDFRNRHVGPIVEQEIGMGFEEWENTGNRYRYILDPVKNIYLQPRTTESDGPRGSMTYVIVFMIVAIFILLIACVNFMNLTTARAATRAKEIGLRKVVGSYRLQIFRQLLFESIVYSFLSMVLALIIIEIVLPYFSHLSSIPLEHYFNQLSIIPFSLLIVLLVGFISGIYSALVISSFKVIIVLKGNILQKGKKSWLRNGLVLFQFAISIMIIICTFVISHQLHYIQNKELGFHKEQTFVIKRVYSLWDKLGTFKEEVGKFPGVVAASITSHIPGTGSSGNTLQKEGAGPQDMVHFRQISGDYEYLEAMGIQLKEGRYYTRDFLGDSAACVINESAVKNLGLDKPIGTKLYYVAESEYRTVIGVVGDYHFNSLRQEIPNILLLPPFSHYSHFMVVRAKTGTIQQTIDQIKNLWEELAVNQPFQYFFLDEHFENLHQTEIRSGMLFKIFSFLAIVIACLGLYGLATFTAQQKIREIGIRKVLGASVSNITFRLFNQFTRWVLIANVIAWPIAWFVMNKWLQNFAYRINVGVSSFILTMVITLLISLLTVSFQTIRAAHTNPAEVIKYE; encoded by the coding sequence ATGTTTAAACAATACTTATTGCTCACTTGGCGTAATATTAAACGTCATAAGATTTATGCGTTTCTGAATATTACCGGACTTGCAATCGGGATGGCATGCTTTATTCTCATCATGCTCTGGGTACATCACGAAACAAGTTATGATAAACATAATGAGCATTATGAAAATCTCTACAGATTAGGCCTGGACATAAAAATGGGTGATACAGAAGGAAAGGGATCAAGCACTTCCGGGCTCATGGGACCTGCATTGGTTGAAGACTATCCCGAAGTACTTAATATGGCACGCTTCTACAAGGGAATAAATAAACTTGTCAGCTGGGTGGAAGGTGATGTGCACCATACTGAAGATCGAGTATATTATGCAGATTCAACAATTTTTGATCTTTTCACTATTCCTGTGATCACCGGCGATCCAAGTGAAAATCTGTCACGTCCCTATACCCTATTCATTACTGAATCTACTGCACGAAGATACTTCGGAAATGAATCTGCTATAGGAAAAATTCTGAATTATGACGGTCACTGGGATTATGAAATAGTTGGTGTTATAGAAGATGCACCTCTAACTTCTCACTGGCAATATGATTTTATTACAAGTTCTGATGCAGTTGGAAGTTTTCGTAATGCTTACTGGCTCAATGACAATCTTACGACATATATTCTTCTGAAAGAAGGAACAGATTGGAAAGATTTCGAGAAAAAGCTCATTGATTTTAGAAACAGACATGTAGGTCCAATCGTCGAGCAAGAAATTGGGATGGGATTTGAGGAATGGGAAAATACAGGAAATCGTTACCGATACATTCTTGATCCGGTAAAAAATATCTATTTACAACCGAGAACAACTGAATCTGACGGTCCTCGGGGCAGCATGACGTATGTGATCGTTTTTATGATCGTTGCAATATTCATCCTGCTGATCGCCTGCGTCAATTTCATGAACCTGACAACTGCACGAGCAGCAACTCGTGCTAAAGAGATTGGGCTCCGAAAGGTTGTGGGCTCATACCGCTTGCAGATATTCAGACAACTGCTGTTTGAATCGATCGTATATAGCTTCCTTTCTATGGTACTCGCTCTCATTATCATTGAAATTGTTCTTCCATATTTCTCGCATCTTTCAAGCATTCCTCTTGAGCATTACTTTAATCAACTGTCGATCATCCCCTTTTCACTTCTTATCGTTCTACTTGTGGGTTTCATTTCAGGAATCTATTCAGCTCTTGTAATCTCATCTTTTAAAGTCATAATAGTGCTGAAGGGAAATATTCTTCAGAAAGGAAAAAAATCATGGCTGCGTAATGGACTTGTGCTTTTCCAGTTTGCAATATCCATTATGATCATAATCTGCACATTTGTCATCTCACATCAGCTTCATTATATCCAGAATAAAGAATTGGGATTTCATAAAGAACAAACTTTTGTGATCAAAAGAGTATATAGCCTGTGGGATAAACTTGGAACATTCAAGGAAGAAGTAGGAAAATTTCCCGGTGTTGTAGCTGCATCAATAACAAGCCATATTCCGGGAACAGGTTCAAGTGGGAATACTCTTCAAAAGGAAGGTGCTGGTCCACAGGATATGGTTCATTTTCGACAAATTTCTGGTGATTATGAGTATCTGGAAGCAATGGGAATTCAGTTGAAAGAGGGCAGGTATTATACACGAGATTTTCTTGGAGATTCTGCAGCTTGTGTCATCAATGAGTCTGCAGTGAAGAATTTAGGTCTTGACAAACCTATTGGTACAAAACTTTATTACGTGGCAGAAAGTGAGTATCGAACCGTTATAGGTGTTGTGGGTGACTATCATTTCAATTCTCTAAGGCAGGAAATACCAAATATTTTACTACTTCCACCATTCTCACATTACAGTCATTTCATGGTGGTCAGGGCAAAAACGGGTACCATCCAGCAAACAATTGATCAAATCAAGAACCTTTGGGAAGAGCTTGCAGTAAATCAGCCATTCCAATACTTTTTCCTGGATGAACATTTCGAGAATCTTCATCAAACTGAGATCCGTTCAGGAATGCTTTTCAAGATATTCTCTTTCCTTGCGATCGTCATTGCTTGCCTTGGGTTGTACGGACTTGCCACATTTACGGCTCAGCAGAAGATAAGAGAGATCGGAATACGAAAAGTACTTGGGGCGAGTGTAAGCAACATTACTTTCCGTCTTTTCAATCAATTTACCCGTTGGGTACTGATCGCAAACGTCATTGCCTGGCCCATTGCATGGTTTGTAATGAATAAGTGGCTACAGAACTTTGCGTACAGAATTAATGTCGGTGTATCTTCTTTTATTTTGACTATGGTGATAACGTTGCTTATCTCATTACTCACCGTCAGTTTCCAAACAATACGAGCAGCACATACGAACCCAGCAGAAGTTATAAAATACGAATAA